The genomic segment TGAGCAGCGCTCGCGTTTCAAACAGGGGCAGGCCCATCACGCCCGAATGGCTGCCGCTGATCCAGACGATCAGCCCTTCGGCCGCACCCTGAATGGCATAGCCGCCGGCTTTGCCGTGCCATTCGCCGCCCGCGACATAGGCTTCGATTTCCTCGTCGGACAGGCTCTTGAAGCGCACGATGGTTTCGCTCAGCCGCTCCTGAAGGGCACCGGTGGGTGAGAGAAGGGCAATGGCGGACAGCACGCGGTGGCGGCGGCCGGAAAGCAGGCGCAGGCATGAACGTGCGGTCGCTTCATCTTCAGCCTTGGGCAGGATGCGGCGCCCGCAGGCCACCACCGTATCGCCCGACAGGATGAAGGAGGGATCGCCCGCCGCAAGCCCCTGATGGGAAGCCAGCGCCTTTTCCCGCGCCATGCGCAGGGCATAGGCGCGCGGGATTTCCGCGCGGTACGGCGTTTCGTCAATGTCGGAGGCGCGGATCGCAGCGGGCACGATGCCCAGCCGCGCGAGCAATTCGCGCCGACGTGGGCTGGCGGAAGCCAGGATCAGCTGCGGGGAGCCGAGGGGCGCGGTCACGCGCCGGCCTTATTGCGGGCCGGGGCCGCCCCGGCCGGGCATGAAGCGGTAGGTGATGCGGCCCTTCGTCAGATCGTAGGGCGTCAGTTCAACCAGCACTTCATCGCCCACGAGGACGCGAATGCGGTTCTTGCGCATCTTGCCGGCAGTGTGGCCGAGGATTTCATGGCCGTTTTCGAGCTCGACCCGGAACATCGCGTTAGGCAGCAATTCCACTACCTTGCCGCGCATTTCGAGGAGTTCTTCTTTAGCCATATGTGCTCTGTTTCCGGGTGAGATTGTCGATCTGGCGCGCCCAATAGCCGCCAGAGCGCAAAAAGGAAAGCCCGTGCCGAAGATGAGCGTTCATCGGCGCTCATGCGGCATTAATCGAATTGCGACCTTTTGTTACGAAACGCGGCTTGAGGGTCGTGCGTTACCTCCGCATTAGACGCCAACCATCCCTAAAAAAAGACAAAGTCAACGATGACCCTGAACCGCGCCCTACTGCTGTCGGCCATTTCCAGCCTTGCCGTGATTTCGGCAATTCCTGCCCACGCCCAGCAGGTGCCTGCATCGTCCTCGCAGGAGCCGGTGGACCCGGCCGACGACAGTTTGGACACCGAAAACGAGATCGTCGTGACGGCGCAGAACATCCGTGGTTCGGTGCAGGTCGCCCAGCCGCCGATCCAGGTCCTGAGCGAGACGGACATCGCCGCCTATGGCGCAAGCTCGATTGCCGATCTGGTCGCCGCGCTGGCGCCGCAGACGGGTTCGGGCCGTGGCCGTTCGTCCGGCCCGCCGGTGTTCCTCGTCAACGGCATGCGCGTATCCAGCTTCCGCGAAATGCGCTCCTTCCCGCCCGAGGCGATCCAGAAGGTGGAAATCCTGCCGGAAGAAGTGGCTCAGAAATATGGCTTCTCTGCCGATCAGCGCCTGATCAACTTCATCCTGAAGAACAATTATTCCAGCCGCGAACTGGAAGGCGAATATAGCCAGCCCGGCGCCGGGGGCACTTCCACCAAGCAGGTGGAGACGACCTATCTGCAGATCGCCGGGCCGAGCCGGTTCAATATCAATGCCGAATGGAACGATACCAGCCCGCTGACCGAGGCGGAGCGCGGGGTGGTGCAGTCTGTTGTGCCCGGCCTTGCGACCGATCCAAACCCGGCGAATTATCGCAGCCTTGTGGGCGACAGTTCCGATCTGGAGCTGACCGGCAACGTCACCACCCGGCTTGGCGGCGCGGGCAGTTCCCTGTCGGTCAACGGCACCTATGAGCGTGGCCGCAGCCAGAGCCTGTCGGGCCTCAACACAGTGACGCTGACCGATCCGAACGACGCGAATAACAGCCTGCTGCGCACCTATGGCGAGGACGACCCGCTCGCCCGCCGCAGCCGGACCGAGACGGTGTCTTTCGGCAGCACGCTGAACGCGCCGCTGGGCGATTGGCAGCTGACCGGCACGATCGACGCCAGCCGGGCGCGCAGCACTACGGAAATTGACCGTTACGCCGATTCCACCGTGTTGCAGGATGCGGTTGCCGATGGCCTGCTCGCCTATGACGGGCTGCTGCCCACCACCAGCGACGCGGGCTTCGATACGGCGAAGACGCTGACCGATTCCGCCAGCTCGCTCGTCACCGTGATGGGTTCGCCCCTGATCCTGCCCGCGGGCGACGTTACGCTTACGCTGGACGCAGGCTACAAGTGGAACCGCGTCCAGAGCGAGGACACGCGCAATCCGGGCGTGGAAACCAGCCTGACGCGCGGCGATCTCTCCGCCGGGTTCAACCTGGGCGTGCCGATCACCAGCCGGGATGACGATTTCCTGGGCGCCATCGGCGACATCAGCCTGAACTTCACGGCCGGGATCGACCACCTTTCGGACTTCGGCACGCTGACTGACTGGACGGCCGGGATCAATTGGGGGATCACCGATACGCTGAACATCCAGGCCAGCTACATCACTCGCGATGCGGCGCCCGGCCTCAGCCAGCTCAACAGCCCCGAAGTGGTGACGCTGAACGTCCCGACTTACGACCTGTCGCGCGGCGAAACGGTGCTGGCTACTGTCACCAGCGGCGGCAATCCCAATCTGACCAACGAGAAGCAGCGCGACGTGCGCATCGGCGCCTTCTGGCAGCTGCCATTCCTCAACAATTCCAGCATCTCGGTGGAATATAACCGCAA from the Erythrobacter sp. SG61-1L genome contains:
- the infA gene encoding translation initiation factor IF-1 — protein: MAKEELLEMRGKVVELLPNAMFRVELENGHEILGHTAGKMRKNRIRVLVGDEVLVELTPYDLTKGRITYRFMPGRGGPGPQ
- a CDS encoding nucleoside triphosphate pyrophosphatase; its protein translation is MTAPLGSPQLILASASPRRRELLARLGIVPAAIRASDIDETPYRAEIPRAYALRMAREKALASHQGLAAGDPSFILSGDTVVACGRRILPKAEDEATARSCLRLLSGRRHRVLSAIALLSPTGALQERLSETIVRFKSLSDEEIEAYVAGGEWHGKAGGYAIQGAAEGLIVWISGSHSGVMGLPLFETRALLKSAGFPLG